In one Drosophila pseudoobscura strain MV-25-SWS-2005 chromosome X, UCI_Dpse_MV25, whole genome shotgun sequence genomic region, the following are encoded:
- the LOC4812883 gene encoding sarcoplasmic reticulum histidine-rich calcium-binding protein isoform X2 encodes MKSIVIFLALFAACHAAPTTPANVKEATEALSRPSPIAPDVISDPKPVGKVVLLKSEPTLHRQKRDETAHPKPDSVKARDLLQHNPLHQQESLGIQTHEPLKHEDKKSKREADHEEGHHEEGHHEEPKKEDAKDAHTHALHAAAPAVEAHKKSKREADHEEGHHEEGHHEEPKKDEAKDNHAHADAHKQLKREAHHEEGHHEEGHHEEPKKDALPHALPASAHTAEAPKQKRNSPPKPEASKSEHRESHHREEQHSAKPDSHAHHKQRREAPSKPASETAHEGLQHDPKKAEELHKAIEALAAGHSKDAQRHQRDIPVPTEIKSSSAPANNKATTELAIPIHHPVSVAELFHKEKPAAAAGSSSEESKEKSKEAEA; translated from the exons ATGAAGTCGATT GTAATTTTCTTGGCCCTGTTTGCCGCTTGCCATGCGGCTCCTACAACTCCGGCTAACGTCAAGGAAGCCACTGAGGCTCTTTCTCGTCCTAGTCCTATCGCTCCGGATGTGATCAGCGATCCCAAACCCGTCGGCAAGGTTGTCCTCCTGAAGAGTGAGCCCACCCTGCATCGTCAGAAGCGGGATGAGACTGCTCACCCCAAACCCGACAGCGTGAAGGCCCGCGATTTGCTGCAGCATAATCCCCTTCACCAGCAGGAATCGCTTGGAATCCAGACCCACGAGCCCCTGAAGCATGAGGACAAGAAGTCCAAGCGCGAAGCTGACCACGAGGAAGGAC ATCATGAGGAGGGTCACCACGAGGAGCCGAAGAAGGAGGACGCCAAGGATGCCCATACTCATGCCTTGCAcgcagctgctcctgcagTCGAAGCCCACAAGAAGTCCAAGCGCGAAGCTGATCACGAGGAAGGACATCATGAGGAGGGTCACCACGAGGAGCCCAAGAAGGACGAGGCGAAGGATAATCATGCTCATGCCGACGCCCACAAGCAGTTGAAGCGTGAGGCTCACCACGAAGAAGGTCATCACGAAGAGGGACATCACGAGGAGCCCAAGAAGGATGCCCTCCCTCATGCATTGCCTGCATCCGCTCACACAGCCGAAGCTCCCAAGCAGAAGCGAAACTCACCCCCTAAGCCAGAGGCCTCAAAGTCCGAGCATCGCGAATCCCATCATCGCGAGGAGCAGCATTCGGCGAAGCCAGACTCCCACGCCCACCACAAGCAGAGGCGCGAAGCTCCCTCAAAGCCTGCATCCGAAACTGCCCACGAAGGACTGCAGCACGATCCTAAGAAAGCCGAAGAGCTGCACAAAGCCATAGAAGCACTGGCCGCTGGCCACTCCAAGGATGCGCAGCGTCATCAGCGTGACATTCCAGTACCCACTGAGATAAAGTCCAGCTCTGCTCCAGCCAACAACAAGGCAACCACAGAGTTGGCAATTCCCATCCACCATCCCGTTTCCGTGGCCGAGCTGTTCCACAAGGAGAAgcccgccgccgcagccggTTCCAGCTCTGAGGAGAGCAAGGAGAAGAGCAAGGAAGCCGAGGCCTAA
- the LOC4812883 gene encoding sarcoplasmic reticulum histidine-rich calcium-binding protein isoform X3: MKSIVIFLALFAACHAAPTTPANVKEATEALSRPSPIAPDVISDPKPVGKVVLLKSEPTLHRQKRDETAHPKPDSVKARDLLQHNPLHQQESLGIQTHEPLKHEDKKSKREADHEEGHHEEGHHEEPKKEDAKDAHTHALHAAAPAVEAHKKSKREADHEEGHHEESHHEEPKKEDAKDAHTHALHAAAPAVEAHKKSKREADHEEGHHEEGHHEEPKKEDAKDAHTHALHAAAPAVEAHKKSKREADHEEGHHEEGHHEEPKKDEAKDNHAHADAHKQLKREAHHEEGHHEEGHHEEPKKDALPHALPASAHTAEAPKQKRNSPPKPEASKSEHRESHHREEQHSAKPDSHAHHKQRREAPSKPASETAHEGLQHDPKKAEELHKAIEALAAGHSKDAQRHQRDIPVPTEIKSSSAPANNKATTELAIPIHHPVSVAELFHKEKPAAAAGSSSEESKEKSKEAEA; the protein is encoded by the exons ATGAAGTCGATT GTAATTTTCTTGGCCCTGTTTGCCGCTTGCCATGCGGCTCCTACAACTCCGGCTAACGTCAAGGAAGCCACTGAGGCTCTTTCTCGTCCTAGTCCTATCGCTCCGGATGTGATCAGCGATCCCAAACCCGTCGGCAAGGTTGTCCTCCTGAAGAGTGAGCCCACCCTGCATCGTCAGAAGCGGGATGAGACTGCTCACCCCAAACCCGACAGCGTGAAGGCCCGCGATTTGCTGCAGCATAATCCCCTTCACCAGCAGGAATCGCTTGGAATCCAGACCCACGAGCCCCTGAAGCATGAGGACAAGAAGTCCAAGCGCGAAGCTGACCACGAGGAAGGACATCATGAGGAGGGTCACCACGAGGAGCCGAAGAAGGAGGACGCCAAGGATGCCCATACTCATGCCTTGCAtgcagctgctcctgcagTCGAAGCCCACAAGAAGTCCAAGCGCGAAGCTGATCACGAGGAAGGACATCATGAGGAGAGTCACCACGAGGAGCCGAAGAAGGAGGACGCCAAGGATGCTCATACTCATGCCTTGCAtgcagctgctcctgcagTCGAAGCCCACAAGAAGTCCAAGCGCGAAGCTGATCACGAGGAAGGACATCATGAGGAGGGTCACCACGAGGAGCCGAAGAAGGAGGACGCCAAGGATGCCCATACTCATGCCTTGCAcgcagctgctcctgcagTCGAAGCCCACAAGAAGTCCAAGCGCGAAGCTGATCACGAGGAAGGACATCATGAGGAGGGTCACCACGAGGAGCCCAAGAAGGACGAGGCGAAGGATAATCATGCTCATGCCGACGCCCACAAGCAGTTGAAGCGTGAGGCTCACCACGAAGAAGGTCATCACGAAGAGGGACATCACGAGGAGCCCAAGAAGGATGCCCTCCCTCATGCATTGCCTGCATCCGCTCACACAGCCGAAGCTCCCAAGCAGAAGCGAAACTCACCCCCTAAGCCAGAGGCCTCAAAGTCCGAGCATCGCGAATCCCATCATCGCGAGGAGCAGCATTCGGCGAAGCCAGACTCCCACGCCCACCACAAGCAGAGGCGCGAAGCTCCCTCAAAGCCTGCATCCGAAACTGCCCACGAAGGACTGCAGCACGATCCTAAGAAAGCCGAAGAGCTGCACAAAGCCATAGAAGCACTGGCCGCTGGCCACTCCAAGGATGCGCAGCGTCATCAGCGTGACATTCCAGTACCCACTGAGATAAAGTCCAGCTCTGCTCCAGCCAACAACAAGGCAACCACAGAGTTGGCAATTCCCATCCACCATCCCGTTTCCGTGGCCGAGCTGTTCCACAAGGAGAAgcccgccgccgcagccggTTCCAGCTCTGAGGAGAGCAAGGAGAAGAGCAAGGAAGCCGAGGCCTAA
- the LOC4812883 gene encoding histidine-rich glycoprotein isoform X1, translated as MKSIVIFLALFAACHAAPTTPANVKEATEALSRPSPIAPDVISDPKPVGKVVLLKSEPTLHRQKRDETAHPKPDSVKARDLLQHNPLHQQESLGIQTHEPLKHEDKKSKREADHEEGHHEEGHHEEPKKEDAKDAHTHALHAAAPAVEAHKKSKREADHEEGHHEEGHHEEPKKEDAKDAHTHALHAAAPAVEAHKKSKREADHEEGHHEEGHHEEPKKDEAKDNHAHADAHKQLKREAHHEEGHHEEGHHEEPKKDALPHALPASAHTAEAPKQKRNSPPKPEASKSEHRESHHREEQHSAKPDSHAHHKQRREAPSKPASETAHEGLQHDPKKAEELHKAIEALAAGHSKDAQRHQRDIPVPTEIKSSSAPANNKATTELAIPIHHPVSVAELFHKEKPAAAAGSSSEESKEKSKEAEA; from the exons ATGAAGTCGATT GTAATTTTCTTGGCCCTGTTTGCCGCTTGCCATGCGGCTCCTACAACTCCGGCTAACGTCAAGGAAGCCACTGAGGCTCTTTCTCGTCCTAGTCCTATCGCTCCGGATGTGATCAGCGATCCCAAACCCGTCGGCAAGGTTGTCCTCCTGAAGAGTGAGCCCACCCTGCATCGTCAGAAGCGGGATGAGACTGCTCACCCCAAACCCGACAGCGTGAAGGCCCGCGATTTGCTGCAGCATAATCCCCTTCACCAGCAGGAATCGCTTGGAATCCAGACCCACGAGCCCCTGAAGCATGAGGACAAGAAGTCCAAGCGCGAAGCTGACCACGAGGAAGGACATCATGAGGAGGGTCACCACGAG GAGCCGAAGAAGGAGGACGCCAAGGATGCTCATACTCATGCCTTGCAtgcagctgctcctgcagTCGAAGCCCACAAGAAGTCCAAGCGCGAAGCTGATCACGAGGAAGGACATCATGAGGAGGGTCACCACGAGGAGCCGAAGAAGGAGGACGCCAAGGATGCCCATACTCATGCCTTGCAcgcagctgctcctgcagTCGAAGCCCACAAGAAGTCCAAGCGCGAAGCTGATCACGAGGAAGGACATCATGAGGAGGGTCACCACGAGGAGCCCAAGAAGGACGAGGCGAAGGATAATCATGCTCATGCCGACGCCCACAAGCAGTTGAAGCGTGAGGCTCACCACGAAGAAGGTCATCACGAAGAGGGACATCACGAGGAGCCCAAGAAGGATGCCCTCCCTCATGCATTGCCTGCATCCGCTCACACAGCCGAAGCTCCCAAGCAGAAGCGAAACTCACCCCCTAAGCCAGAGGCCTCAAAGTCCGAGCATCGCGAATCCCATCATCGCGAGGAGCAGCATTCGGCGAAGCCAGACTCCCACGCCCACCACAAGCAGAGGCGCGAAGCTCCCTCAAAGCCTGCATCCGAAACTGCCCACGAAGGACTGCAGCACGATCCTAAGAAAGCCGAAGAGCTGCACAAAGCCATAGAAGCACTGGCCGCTGGCCACTCCAAGGATGCGCAGCGTCATCAGCGTGACATTCCAGTACCCACTGAGATAAAGTCCAGCTCTGCTCCAGCCAACAACAAGGCAACCACAGAGTTGGCAATTCCCATCCACCATCCCGTTTCCGTGGCCGAGCTGTTCCACAAGGAGAAgcccgccgccgcagccggTTCCAGCTCTGAGGAGAGCAAGGAGAAGAGCAAGGAAGCCGAGGCCTAA